In the genome of Candidatus Stygibacter australis, one region contains:
- the lysS gene encoding lysine--tRNA ligase gives MDNRNQLMQARRQKLQRLVDMQVNAYPNRSHRTHVVSELIARKDELIESEERVSVTGRLVALRRQGKVGFGNIADESGNIQIFVRKDNTGEENYDVFKACDLGDFVQVDGICFVTQMGEYSVKVNKVTILCKALRPLPVVKEKVVDGKTIRYDEFHDIETRYRKRYLDLLLNPEHKHSFETRAHLISGIRHFLEGRGFLEVETPILTPLYGGAQARPFLTHHNTLDIELYMRIAIELYLKRLIVGGFERVYEIGKVFRNEGMDRSHNPEFTLLELYQAYTDLDGMIELTESLIKHLAKEVLHTDTITCNDVELDFKAPFCQATMLDLIKEYAGFDASDFDFDKINAFCLEHKIEVAPSAGSGKLIEALFDHFVEPKLIQPTFVLDYPREISPLAKLKPGETEIVERFELFIMGNEYANAFTELNDPIDQRQRLEDQVKMREMGDSEANLMDEDFIEAMEYGMPPTGGLGIGIDRLIMLFTNNTSIKEVILFPQMKPEH, from the coding sequence ATGGATAATAGAAATCAATTGATGCAGGCCCGGCGTCAGAAATTACAGCGTCTGGTGGATATGCAGGTGAATGCTTATCCCAATCGCTCACACAGAACTCATGTAGTATCAGAACTCATTGCCCGAAAAGATGAGCTAATAGAATCAGAAGAGCGAGTATCAGTTACTGGCAGACTTGTCGCCTTGCGGCGTCAGGGTAAGGTAGGATTTGGCAATATTGCTGATGAATCAGGTAATATTCAGATATTTGTACGTAAAGATAATACTGGTGAAGAGAATTATGACGTTTTCAAAGCCTGCGATCTGGGAGATTTTGTACAGGTAGATGGCATCTGTTTTGTTACCCAGATGGGTGAATATTCCGTGAAAGTAAATAAGGTTACTATACTGTGCAAAGCTTTGCGTCCTTTACCGGTAGTTAAAGAGAAGGTGGTAGATGGCAAAACTATTCGTTATGATGAATTTCATGATATAGAAACGCGTTACCGCAAGCGCTATCTGGATTTATTACTTAATCCGGAACATAAGCACAGTTTTGAGACCAGAGCACATTTGATTTCCGGGATTCGTCATTTTCTGGAAGGAAGAGGTTTTCTGGAAGTAGAAACACCAATTCTTACACCCTTATACGGTGGAGCTCAAGCTCGTCCGTTTTTAACTCATCATAACACACTGGATATAGAATTGTATATGCGAATAGCTATTGAGCTCTATCTTAAAAGGCTTATTGTGGGAGGATTTGAGCGGGTTTATGAAATTGGCAAAGTATTCCGTAATGAGGGAATGGATAGATCACATAATCCTGAATTTACACTTTTGGAACTTTATCAGGCATACACTGACCTCGATGGGATGATCGAGCTTACTGAAAGCCTGATCAAGCACCTTGCAAAAGAAGTATTGCACACAGATACTATTACTTGTAATGATGTTGAGCTTGATTTCAAAGCACCTTTCTGTCAGGCGACTATGCTGGATCTGATCAAGGAATATGCAGGTTTTGATGCCAGTGATTTTGATTTTGATAAAATCAACGCATTTTGCCTGGAACATAAAATTGAAGTAGCGCCTTCAGCCGGCAGTGGTAAACTTATTGAAGCACTCTTTGATCACTTTGTGGAGCCCAAACTTATCCAGCCGACTTTTGTGCTTGATTATCCGCGGGAAATCTCTCCGCTGGCAAAGCTAAAACCTGGTGAGACAGAGATAGTGGAACGCTTTGAGCTCTTTATCATGGGAAATGAATATGCCAATGCCTTTACTGAGTTAAATGATCCAATCGATCAGCGACAGCGTTTGGAAGATCAGGTGAAAATGCGTGAGATGGGTGATTCTGAAGCTAACTTGATGGATGAGGATTTCATTGAAGCCATGGAATACGGCATGCCACCTACAGGTGGACTGGGAATCGGGATTGACCGCTTGATAATGCTTTTCACCAATAATACTTCTATCAAGGAAGTGATCCTCTTTCCACAAATGAAACCAGAACATTAA
- a CDS encoding T9SS type A sorting domain-containing protein — protein MKNIFLILLCLPMFCLSGTIITGTIDGDTVWSPENNPYEVFDIVTITENTTLTIMPGTEVIMDSKRCICHDDRLDFFWEISPSHPGTFYIYGRIIACGTEQDSIIFTRPPNSPNELWGNFYIYPNAPLNIFEHCSISYSFSFNRFLGDPSDACIRAENGRIIVRNCHFYNNQCPVSTESNPDSNNSMLCEVTNNLFELLNNENDYLEYRITTQCIVWQVIDNGYSPLFAGNVFRNLPHGGGGCPNSVFNSFSNINSSVSGIASGLCPSYFYKNAFLNCGENGLDIIYGNAYEYPLNQNYIKSNSFIHHGFTSPQFVNFYHDAYAEIYDNYFEQYDFVTNMHASGKIFNNIFNNSHVITDSLFEFNNNIVYNGGSFYNYKHPSSNNIIILDDSEFAYRAGRLLENSIILTAQGEMEENIYSQLPPDTLRNCIIDFDIAEYPYIIDGGNNIVITPEQINEVFVNFANDDFHLSPGSPAIDAGYDTPRYEYNPFDLDGRIRQWSGIPGNDAIIDIGVYEYGSPELGEIMVNTYNAESQDIVNYVLLIFNDDPSDFEFTDNYGYALVKRPAGIYEVQAQRMLYEDVWTGEVEFVSGECGDLFIPLTPIYYLSDDNSSIPNIKSIHSIKNYPNPFNPSTTISYTLEETQNIQLTIYNIKGQKINTLVNESCQSGAHSIVWNGNDASGSPVASGLYFYRLKTDNETNSGKLMLLK, from the coding sequence GTGAAAAATATATTTCTTATACTCCTATGCTTGCCTATGTTTTGCCTATCCGGCACGATTATTACCGGTACGATCGATGGTGACACTGTCTGGTCACCGGAAAACAATCCTTACGAAGTCTTTGACATCGTTACTATCACTGAAAATACCACCCTTACCATAATGCCTGGTACGGAAGTCATTATGGATTCCAAAAGGTGTATCTGTCATGATGATAGACTTGATTTCTTCTGGGAAATCTCTCCCTCCCATCCAGGAACTTTCTACATATATGGCAGAATTATTGCTTGTGGAACTGAGCAGGACAGTATCATTTTCACCAGACCTCCCAATTCTCCTAATGAATTATGGGGTAATTTCTATATTTATCCCAATGCCCCTCTGAACATCTTTGAACACTGCTCCATAAGTTACAGTTTTTCTTTCAACAGATTTCTTGGTGATCCCTCCGATGCCTGTATCCGGGCTGAAAACGGCAGGATCATTGTTCGCAATTGCCATTTTTATAATAACCAGTGTCCGGTATCCACAGAGAGTAATCCCGATAGTAATAATTCCATGCTCTGCGAGGTTACTAATAATCTTTTTGAACTTTTGAATAACGAAAATGACTATCTGGAGTATCGTATCACCACTCAGTGTATAGTTTGGCAGGTTATTGATAATGGTTATTCTCCCTTGTTTGCTGGCAATGTTTTCAGAAATTTACCTCATGGTGGCGGTGGATGCCCAAACTCCGTTTTTAATTCTTTTAGCAATATTAACTCATCTGTCTCAGGTATTGCTTCTGGTTTATGCCCATCATATTTTTACAAAAACGCATTTCTGAATTGTGGAGAAAATGGGCTTGATATTATCTACGGTAATGCTTATGAATATCCACTTAATCAAAACTATATTAAGTCCAATTCCTTTATACATCATGGGTTTACTTCACCGCAATTTGTAAATTTCTATCATGATGCTTATGCTGAAATTTATGATAACTATTTTGAACAATACGATTTCGTGACTAATATGCACGCCTCAGGTAAAATTTTCAATAATATCTTTAATAATTCTCATGTGATCACGGATTCGCTTTTTGAATTTAATAACAACATAGTTTATAACGGTGGAAGTTTCTATAATTATAAACACCCGAGTTCCAATAATATCATTATTTTAGATGACTCTGAATTTGCCTATAGAGCTGGCAGATTGCTGGAAAATTCTATCATTCTCACTGCTCAAGGCGAAATGGAGGAAAATATTTATAGTCAATTACCACCAGATACTCTTCGCAATTGTATAATTGACTTTGATATTGCTGAATATCCTTATATCATTGACGGAGGAAATAATATCGTTATTACCCCTGAGCAGATTAACGAAGTTTTCGTTAATTTCGCAAATGATGATTTTCATCTATCACCTGGCAGTCCAGCTATTGATGCTGGTTACGATACCCCCAGATACGAATACAATCCCTTTGACCTGGATGGCAGGATCAGGCAATGGAGCGGTATCCCGGGCAACGATGCCATTATTGACATCGGCGTTTATGAATACGGCAGCCCCGAACTCGGTGAAATTATGGTTAATACTTATAATGCCGAAAGTCAGGATATTGTTAATTATGTGCTCCTGATCTTTAATGATGATCCGTCAGATTTTGAGTTTACAGATAATTATGGTTATGCATTAGTAAAAAGACCGGCAGGCATATATGAAGTGCAGGCTCAGCGCATGCTGTATGAAGATGTCTGGACAGGTGAAGTGGAATTCGTCTCCGGCGAATGTGGTGACCTCTTCATTCCCTTGACTCCCATCTATTATTTATCCGATGATAATAGCTCGATCCCGAATATCAAATCAATCCATTCTATCAAAAATTATCCCAACCCCTTCAATCCTTCAACAACAATTTCATATACCCTCGAAGAAACACAAAATATCCAGCTCACTATCTACAATATCAAAGGTCAGAAGATCAATACTCTGGTTAATGAATCTTGCCAGTCAGGTGCTCACAGTATCGTCTGGAATGGAAATGATGCCAGTGGCAGCCCTGTTGCTTCAGGTTTATACTTCTATCGCCTGAAAACCGATAACGAAACAAATTCCGGTAAGCTGATGCTGTTGAAATAA